The Lactobacillus sp. CBA3605 genome contains a region encoding:
- a CDS encoding DUF1430 domain-containing protein: MNRKILVAVLSILLILYGFIGLTQSQSKTDIRQAQRATRVSSQRYQLFTVPKVPTSQKNYGQLIAALNHAAKKTHTNYFKRQIKYGWVIKNQQVNYSQSLTQVTFQIAGVKPTTILANINQPRARVTSRRYLLKKPRLGFKLTMEPIEQSVRKDQREGDYYLESSDSKTYQRFLKLSAYYLNQETHEQTTSKEFRPSKQDKAVPLVLEATDLSGYQVTILCFLGIFIIILLLDSSQMIAAYRLNGFTVFKIFTSFFSKIIMVAIVILGVEFVITMLIGWKISILEMGTLLLGLVPILMIAWLTIWGMTSLSLTNQVRRRNYNRWTFLGLYVVKAFFIVYMFLGLIPLLQVATGSYNVLKGHTEASMVGNQYAVFYPHVTGNDFVAGNITWAELNQLDTTMYTAINKRGGLFFNDDSIYQAIPKCYQYLSVNPNYLRQYPLYDTAGQRITIAENTSSIWMLMPTTAKPLTTKMVASIKTNFVYDFGYRPAVKVVYYPANQALVDLTNGKTIKAWPMLISTQNNTGSAYRSVMNGQGARDGLKVPVKGNVRKTYMSLRPILVKNNYLDNYPQLVKLNDLPMEDLKMAVGNLLHNSVAVTISAIVTFFLTGYITLLYFKVNKNSLTIKLVNGYSLFKTYHPLMIMLMTQAGVMSYLTVSQHQNNFYYWALTGLITIVEFGIVCLTVKRLERQNMKELLNDK; this comes from the coding sequence TTGGATTAACTCAAAGTCAATCTAAAACTGATATTCGGCAGGCACAGCGGGCAACGAGGGTTTCTTCACAACGTTATCAATTATTTACGGTACCGAAAGTTCCAACTTCTCAAAAAAATTATGGTCAATTGATTGCGGCATTGAATCATGCGGCTAAAAAAACGCATACAAATTATTTCAAAAGACAAATTAAATACGGATGGGTGATCAAAAACCAGCAAGTTAATTATAGCCAGTCGCTAACACAGGTCACTTTTCAGATTGCAGGGGTCAAGCCAACGACGATTTTGGCTAATATCAACCAACCACGTGCAAGAGTTACAAGCCGTCGTTACCTGCTAAAAAAGCCACGCCTAGGTTTCAAACTGACCATGGAACCAATCGAGCAGAGTGTTCGAAAAGATCAACGTGAAGGAGACTATTACTTAGAAAGCTCAGATTCAAAGACGTATCAGCGTTTCTTAAAACTGAGCGCCTACTATTTAAATCAAGAAACTCACGAGCAAACCACCAGTAAAGAGTTCAGACCAAGCAAACAGGATAAAGCTGTACCGCTAGTACTTGAAGCAACTGATTTATCAGGGTATCAAGTTACAATATTATGTTTCCTAGGTATCTTTATCATTATTTTACTACTTGATAGTAGTCAAATGATTGCGGCTTATCGCTTGAATGGATTTACTGTTTTTAAGATTTTTACTAGTTTTTTTAGCAAGATAATTATGGTTGCGATTGTCATATTGGGTGTAGAATTCGTGATAACGATGTTAATTGGTTGGAAAATTTCAATTTTAGAAATGGGTACGTTATTACTTGGATTAGTACCGATACTGATGATTGCTTGGTTGACTATCTGGGGGATGACGTCTTTATCTCTAACGAATCAAGTGCGACGCCGAAATTATAATCGTTGGACCTTTTTAGGGCTATATGTGGTCAAAGCATTTTTTATTGTGTACATGTTTTTAGGTCTAATTCCATTGTTACAAGTTGCGACTGGTTCCTATAATGTTCTTAAAGGGCATACGGAGGCTTCAATGGTGGGAAACCAGTATGCGGTCTTTTATCCCCATGTCACGGGCAATGATTTTGTTGCGGGTAATATCACCTGGGCAGAATTAAATCAATTGGATACGACAATGTACACTGCTATTAATAAGCGAGGTGGCCTATTTTTTAATGATGACAGCATTTATCAAGCAATTCCTAAGTGCTATCAGTATCTATCAGTTAATCCTAATTATTTGCGCCAATATCCACTTTATGACACGGCAGGTCAGCGAATTACCATCGCCGAAAACACGTCTTCAATTTGGATGTTGATGCCAACTACAGCTAAGCCATTGACAACAAAAATGGTTGCCAGTATCAAAACAAATTTTGTTTATGACTTCGGGTATCGGCCCGCTGTAAAGGTCGTTTATTATCCTGCTAACCAAGCATTGGTTGATTTAACCAATGGCAAAACAATCAAAGCATGGCCGATGTTAATTAGCACACAAAATAATACTGGCAGTGCCTATCGTTCTGTGATGAACGGTCAAGGTGCTAGGGATGGTTTAAAAGTACCGGTTAAAGGTAATGTACGTAAAACCTATATGTCTCTTAGGCCGATTTTGGTTAAAAATAATTATTTGGATAACTATCCACAGCTGGTTAAGTTGAATGATTTACCGATGGAAGACTTAAAGATGGCCGTTGGTAACCTGCTTCACAACAGCGTGGCAGTGACGATTAGTGCGATTGTCACGTTCTTTCTAACTGGCTATATCACATTACTCTATTTCAAAGTTAATAAAAATTCGCTGACAATTAAACTTGTCAACGGCTATAGTTTGTTTAAAACATATCATCCCTTAATGATAATGCTAATGACCCAGGCAGGTGTAATGAGTTATCTAACAGTTAGCCAGCATCAAAACAATTTCTATTATTGGGCGCTAACCGGTTTGATAACAATTGTTGAGTTTGGCATCGTTTGTTTAACAGTTAAAAGATTAGAGCGTCAGAATATGAAGGAGCTTTTAAATGACAAATAA